A window of the Hordeum vulgare subsp. vulgare chromosome 5H, MorexV3_pseudomolecules_assembly, whole genome shotgun sequence genome harbors these coding sequences:
- the LOC123452062 gene encoding protein TsetseEP-like, translating to MARHRLLAMILIGVVAASTLNQAAAADRGLPAVEIFAEIEPKPEPKPEPMSKPTPQPEPEPCKPEPMPKPKPEEKPGEKPEPEPKPKPMPKPKPEPCSKPKPDPKPEPMPKPEPKPEPEPKPEPPPKCKPPAAHD from the coding sequence ATGGCGAGGCATCGCCTCCTCGCCATGATCCTCATTGGGGTAGTTGCAGCCTCCACTCTCAACCAAGCTGCCGCGGCTGACCGAGGCCTTCCTGCTGTCGAAATTTTTGCAGAGATAGAGCCAAAGCCAGAACCCAAACCAGAGCCAATGTCCAAACCTACACCACAACCAGAGCCAGAGCCCTGCAAACCTGAACCGATGCCGAAACCAAAGCCTGAAGAAAAGCCTGGAGAGAAGCCCGAACCAGAACCCAAGCCCAAGCCAATGCCAAAACCAAAGCCTGAGCCCTGCTCCAAACCAAAGCCAGATCCTAAGCCCGAGCCGATGCCGAAACCCGAACCAAAGCCGGAGCCCGAGCCTAAacctgaaccacctccgaagtgCAAACCACCGGCAGCTCACGACTGA
- the LOC123452061 gene encoding protein TsetseEP-like, with the protein MARQCLLAVLLVGVVAASAFNQGAAAGRDLAAVEKFAEVKPKPEPKQEQMPKYMPHPEPEPCKPEPMPKPKPKPEQKPGEKPGPKPKPKPMPKPKPVPCSKPKPEPKPKSMPKPEPKPEPKPKPEPKPMPPPKCKPPTAHN; encoded by the coding sequence ATGGCGAGGCAATGCCTTCTCGCCGTGCTCCTCGTCGGGGTAGTTGCAGCCTCCGCCTTCAACCAAGGAGCTGCGGCTGGGCGAGACCTTGCTGCCGTCGAGAAGTTTGCAGAGGTAAAGCCAAAGCCAGAACCCAAACAAGAGCAAATGCCCAAATATATGCCACACCCAGAGCCAGAGCCATGCAAACCTGAACCGatgcccaaacccaaaccaaagccTGAACAAAAGCCAGGGGAGAAGCCTGGACCAAAACCCAAGCCCAAGCCGATGCCAAAACCCAAGCCCGTCCCCTGCTCCAAACCAAAGCCAGAGCCTAAGCCCAAGTCGATGCCGAAACCCGAACCAAAGCCGGAGCCCAAGCCTAAACCTGAACCGAAACCGATGCCGCCTCCGAAGTGCAAACCACCGACAGCACACAATTGA
- the LOC123452059 gene encoding protein TsetseEP-like, with product MARHRLLAVLLIGVVAASTLNQVVAAGRGLAAVENFAELEPKPEPKAEPMSKPAPQPEPMSKPAPQPEPEPCKPEPMPKPKPKPKQKPGEKPEPEPKPKPMPKPKPEPCSKPKPGPKPEPMPKPEPKPEPKPKPEPKPKPPPKCKPPATHN from the coding sequence ATGGCGAGGCATCGCCTCCTCGCCGTGCTCCTCATCGGGGTAGTTGCAGCCTCCACTCTCAACCAAGTTGTTGCGGCTGGCCGAGGCCTTGCTGCTGTCGAGAATTTTGCAGAGCTAGAGCCAAAGCCAGAACCCAAAGCAGAGCCAATGTCCAAACCTGCGCCACAACCAGAGCCAATGTCCAAACCTGCGCCACAACCAGAGCCAGAGCCCTGCAAACCTGAACCGATGCCAAAACCCAAACCAAAGCCTAAACAAAAGCCCGGAGAGAAGCCCGAACCAGAACCCAAGCCCAAGCCAATGCCAAAACCAAAGCCCGAGCCCTGCTCCAAACCAAAGCCAGGTCCTAAGCCCGAGCCGATGCCGAAACCCGAACCAAAGCCGGAGCCCAAGCCTAAACCTGAACCGAAACCGAAGCCGCCTCCGAAGTGCAAACCACCGGCAACACATAATTGA